GCTACAAACAGGGCTGGATTTAATGAATCTTTCAAAACCCTCCCACTTTGTAATTTTTCCATTGCAAGTTGCTTGCTTTTACTTTCATCTTTTTTGTTCAATGCATCTGTTAGTCAATAATGTCTTGTATATATTCCAATTCtcatgggttttttttttaaaaaaaatctagaaaatgTAAATAAAGGGATGTTATATGAAAAGTGTCGTAGAGCTCattatattaaaagttaaaatacatTTTGTTCTCTTTAGTCAAAAAATGAGAAAAGTAGTCAccatacattaaattaaagagaaaatttacttagtctattaaaattcatttatttgtaATGTTAAAAACTAACGTGGCTGATAAAATAATCAGATAATAATATATGACGTACTACGTGTACCTTATGTTAATGTAtaagaataaatttttaatagttgaaatagataaaaattttaacagataTCAATTTGTAATCTAATTCCTAATACATAAGGTTTCAcaattattttactaattttatactTTTGCTTTCCTtccaaaaattgcaaaaaaatatatattaaaaatttagcaACTCATTGATTTGAGGAACTTTCTCATAATCTTCAGCCTGAGTAAACAATACATAGGATCTAGCGTCTAGGACAGCCTGGAGATAGGACTCATATTATTTGTTTCTTGTAAAAGCTAAAAAGCTCAAATTAGGGTGTATTTTAAAATGGATGATATGTCCGTATGAAGGCACATGGGTTCAAATCAATACAGCATAAAGGCTACTCTCACATTTACAGCCTTTGAGGCTTGTTGACGATAGGAATATTCCGGTTGTATCAGATGACATATTTACATACAGAACCAACACAGAGGATTAGGAATATGATTCTATTCTGCAAAATGAAAAATGCTTCAAGGTGAAGTTGAATAACCTGTTATATAGATTCAAATCCACCAGCATAATGGAAAATATGACCCCAGCAACTGCGGTTTCTCTTTTACCAAATAATAAgaactaacataaaaaaaaaaacaaaaaaaccaagGCATGGGTTTGATTGACTGAATTTCTTGCTTTCACTCAAACAAATAATTTTGTGTctgacaaatatatatatatatatatatatatactttcccTTCCTTCTTTTTGGTTTATTGACTTTTTCCATAGTTTagctttataaaattataaccaaCAGAGATTTGTTCCTTCCTCGACCCTTCCGCAAGTGCTAATAAAACATGGGACGTTAGCATTTTGCACATGTACAATATGATCAACAACATTACTAGTAACTTCAATTGATTAGTGTGTTCTAAGGTAGGTAAAAGTTACTTGGTgagaattatttgttaaatatttttgaCGTTGCTAAACAGTGAAATGGTAGGTATATTGTAATATACTTCGAAAAACTACGAAAGGACACCATCAAAAACTAGAACTAAAATCAAATACCTTGTGTTGGATTTTTAATGCCTTTTGGTGACTAATTGACAAATATAAGAATTTTCAATATAATAACAAACCCAAGTTGTTTTGTTTGATTCTTGCTTTGGGTTTTTCTACTACAAAACATAACGttgataaataattgaattagTTTTAAACTAAAAGAGGGATCCAAGTGATAAATAAATATTGACTGTGCACGTCACTCTCACAACTAATATTATAGATTAATTATACCAACCGGAACTATATCGCTTAATATATGACCTAACACAATTGCTTCAATTTTCATTAGTCAAATGCTTTTCGTAAAATAGCCAATTGCaaggatttatttttatattaatccaaaacatttatttttttttaatattagttaggtaaatgatatatttataagagaaaaaaataattttattaataagattaaacaagtcatttaattaaaaaaatattactatataattttttaatcaaaactAGTATACTCATAAGAATGgaatatatttcataattaaaagtttattttttaaaaaagtaccAATAACGAAAGAGTTAATTACTACTGTTAACGATGAAtactttaattatgaaaaaaaaattacttatattttctattattatttttaaaaaatattgctCAAGCATACTTGTGGTTTTTCATACAGGCACGATAAggctaaagttaaaaaaaatgtaacaaaACACATGCAAACAAAATAAGCAACATTAGAAGGAGTAgtgcaatttatttatttttctaataatgaatGGGGTTAACTTTTGAAGGAGTtatagtaataattttttttaaaagtactgTAGTAAACAATTAATTACTGTTTTCATGACAACCAGAAGCCAATTCAACTATAAATAACCTCCACTCACAGCTTCCCTTCCCTCCCCTTCTTCCTCATTTTAACGACCTCTCATCGTTCTCATCCATAAATCACCCAAACCGGTCCGCCCTCTCTGTAAACGGGTTAACCCGTTAACGTTTCTCTCAAAATGGATCGACCCAGATTCGTGATCGAGTCTGCCGAAGCTGAACAAATGGCCAAACAATCGGGCCAAACCGTGCTCCAACTCCTCCCGTCGTTGGTCAAATCCGCCCAGACCTTGGCTCGCCCGCCAATCTCGAACTACCACGTCGGAGCAGTCGGAATGGGACCGTCTGGTCGGATCTTTTTCGGGGTCAACCTTGAATTCCCGGGTCTTCCCCTCAACCAGTCCGTCCACGCCGAGCAATTCCTCATCACCAACCTTTCCCTCAATGCGGAACCACGTCTTAGTTACCTGGCTGTTTCCGCCGCCCCTTGCGGCCATTGCCGCCAATTCCTCCAAGAGCTCCGTGGCGCCTCCGATGTCAAGATCCTCATAACTTCGTCCGAAGacgaaaaagaaaacaaaataaacaataattGTAATGATAAAGACCAAGAATTTACTCCGTTGTCCCATTTCTTACCTCATAGGTTCGGCCCAGACGATTTGCTAGAAAAAGACGTTCCTCTTCTCCTCGAGCCTCATCGAAACGGCTTGTCCTTTTGCAACGATTTGTGCAACGGCAAAATCAACGGTGTCGATGATTTAAAACATGCGGCTCTTGATGCGGCCAATATGTCACACGCGCCTTACAGCGGCTGTCCATCTGGGATGGCGTTGCTGGATGTTGAAGGCAATATATACAAAGGGTCTTACATGGAATCGGCAGCTTATAATCCGAGTTTGCCACCGGCTCAGGCGGCGCTCGTCGCTTACGTGGCTGGCGGTGGCGGAGGCGGGTACGAGAGGATTGTTGGGGCGGTTCTTGTGGAGAAAGCGGATGCTGTTATTAAACAAGAACATACTTCAAGGCTGCTTTTGCAGTGCATTTCGCCAAAGTGTGAGTTTCAAAGTGTTCCATTGTACAAAAACTTGTTAAAAGATTTCAGTTCTTAATAATATAAGCTATATCTAAGCATGATATGGATTATTGACGAAGAAGAAACGGAATCGGTTTAGGAAACCAAGTCCAACCATGAAAACGGAATCAGCCATTTAATAAAAAGTTTTAATCTTTTGTGAAGATGCATTGTAATATCTGCTGCAACTTTAAATTATTGTCTCTGTTTTATCTTTTGTCGTGTTCATGGATTTGGATGAGATGCTtgagcttttaataaatgaaaaacgaAAATGAGAGGCAGCTAAGCTGATATGATTGATGATCCTTTTAAAAGTTCAAGGATGGGGCAAAGATTCCTCTGTTCTTTTGGAGTGGACTTGATATCATTGTATGGAAAGTGGAAAGGGGTCCATTTTCCAGCTGTAGTTTAATTTTGTGTTTGTGGGTGGTGGAtgaaattcaccattttcatcttcttttgaGACAGTTTTTCAATCTGTGACGACATGCATGTAGTTGGAAACTGTTGTTAATGGCCTATCAAACATCCATGGTCTAGAATTTTGTAATCAGAAAGTGGGATATTCGTACAAGATACCGCAGAGTGTGGTTGAATTAAATGGCAATGCTGAAATTGTGAATACAATGATGGATCAGAAACAAAGTTGATAGTTCTTAACCACCAAAAGTGCCGATTCTTATGTTTGGCTTTGTCTGAATATTGTTGCTTTTAATGAAGGGAGaggagcaaaaaaaaaaaagtagagaaaGTACAAACTCTTCCAACAATAAATTGAGGGTTCACACAAGAAAGGCAAAGCCAACTAGAAGAGAACAAAAAACATTGTAGTTTGCCTTCAAAGTTAGCCACATATCTTCACAGCaattcttccctttttttttatataatttattatatttgatCTCCTTGCTAGGTTTCATTGCTGTCAGGCAAGTGCCAGCCAGCACGGTAAATTTTCAGATTTTAAGTAGATTTAATAACTCCAAATTCGTGAAAGATCAGATCCAGGCGTCTGTTTTTGctgtgtatatataaataaaacaagttGGGTAGCCTACACCCCTGTACCAAAAACAAATACTAATCCAACAGAGACATGTGAATCTGATTTACAATTGAATTTCGAGGTTACATTACAAGGGGTAGAATAAGACTGAAAAAGAATGCAGCTAGCTAAGAATTTCTACCTAGTATATTCTTTTCTACTTATAAAAATGGGAACATACAGAAATATTTTGATACTGCAGAGGCAAATATCATGGCAATCAGCATACTATGTAACGAAACACGTACGTGTTTAGTTTGATGCTGCAGGCTTTTCGAACGGAGCTGATACAGATTCAGCATTCAAGTCTCCAACTCCCTTAAATGGACTAGCGTTTTCTCACGGTTGTCTGTGCATTTCAATAGCATCCTTAAGTTTTTTAAACTGCAGATGATATGGAAACGAAGCAGATATAGTTAAGACGATGAAGATTGAGCAGGTAATAAGTTTATCTAGGATGTTCTCTGATAATTGATGTAGTTGCGTAAGAAAGTCGATCATCTATCCATGCCAGTTCCGGACCATTTTACTTCTAATGTGTTTCAAGCAAGTTAAGATTCTAGTAGTGAACCGATAGTCGACAGGCACAGAGGGGTTAAAAGGCATACCTTGACAAGCGAACACGAAAATGATTCGAGTTGTCCATGCGCCCCACGGTAGAAATGGAAATAAGGAAGCACCTTAACATTCAAACTTTTACACATAGCCTTATTCTCATCAAAATCGACTTTGAGGAACAAAATTTCAGGGTGTTCTTGGGCAGTTTTGCAGAGCTGCCATATTCATAACAAGGCAACATCATAAGAACTCACTCATTCAGAAACAACATAGGCAACTTCAAAAGGGGCAAAACATAAATACTTGAGATATTagagaaaatatgaaatattgtaAAGAAAAAGGCATGAATTTACCTTGGGAAATAAAGCTCTGCAAGAAGCACACCAAGTTCCATAAAACTCAACAATAACTAATCTATCTCCAGCTTCATTTAAGGCAGTCGTAAATTCTTGAGTAGAGTGAATGTCAATCATATTCGGCCCTGCATTTTTCTCCCACCATTTGGGTTTGCTTGTTTCAGTCATAGTTGCATGCACCTGCAAAACAACAACTTGTCAATCTCAATGGTTTCTACATATAAAACAAGTGACCAAAAGATATAAAACCAATGGGGTTTTCATACTACAAATACAAAGTTCAAATGAAACAGAGCATCAGTTTTCACACAAAACAGCATAAACAAATgggtaatcataatttcataatataactaataaaatttaaaaaccaagAATAGAAAATGCAAACTCCATTACCTTGAAAGACAGCAAATGCTTAGTGGAATTCAAAGGAAGAGGAGCAACGCcggcaaaagaagaagaaagattacaGATTTTCCTATCAAAATTAAATTTGGGTGAAAGAGAAAAAGCCGCTTGTGGAGAGTTCAAGGTGGTGGATGCATAGGAGGAAGTGAGAAACGTTGAACAATGAAACGACGACGCCGATAATCTAATAGCATCTGCCATCTACTCTAGTGTCTAGAGATTCGAAAGATATTGGTATACTTTTGGTGGGATTTAAGCATTGATTTATATAGGCGAAAGTAAAAAAGGATTGGAGTTGGAAAAAGTGGAAGGTCAAACTTTGAAACACATATACGAAAAGGCAAAgagaaaaacttctaaaattttgtttgttaCCCAATTATAAGACAAATTAAGGAATTAGGCTAATTTACAATTCTTTTACAGATTTATTATTGGGATTAAAAATGTTATGGCAACGAAattgtttttccaaaaaaaattctaaatttatcaaCTTTTCCATTTGAGAACTGAAGGGAGAAGATTCTGAAGTGTAAAAGCGGAATAGTAGAATGGAAATTCCCCTCTGATAAACAGAAACTGCCAAAAGCAAGACCAGCAAAGGCTTGTCATTTATTTATCATCCGACCTACCAAATTTGATCAACCAAAAATTGTTTCTTTCTCCTCCATCCCATGAACATTCAAAGTTAAACatttgtaaaaactataaaaaaacaaACCAATTTAGAGTCTTTTAAACCTGAAATGGACATCTTTGAACACATAATTTGCAAAGCTTCGACGAAACCAGTTATTGGAACGCGTGGAACACTACATTTCTTTGGAAGATTCAGGAAAGATTCAACACTTTGTGAGGCCAGAATTAATTGCACAAGTATCTTTTATGCTTTTAAACGTGCAAAAAAAAAATCCGGGTTTTTGTTCTCCAAGGTACACGCGTACGTCCTGAACAAGGCACCgaagtcaaaaaaaatttaagaaaaattaaaattaaattgtaatttttatcatttttaaaaaacttCTATTTAGGGGTGGGGCCCGTCACCCCTAGCTACGCCTCCGGTCGGGAGTTGCCAGTTTGTGCAATGTTGTCAACAGCGTTTGCTGGGAAATTAAAAAGTTAGGCACCAGCAGAtcccaaccttgctttaaatccAACTATTATTGTTATAATAAATAGTTGATTTTTTATTTAGAGTAAATTACACTAACAGTCATTTAACTTTGAAGTAGttgacaaaatagtcactttaattttatttcagtcactcaacttttaaaaaaagataaaataatctTTTTTACCGTTTTTTGTTACACACGTAACGGTAAAATGACGCGACAGATGACGGCGTCCAACTGATGGGTTAGCAACAATTTAGGGTTTATATAATAGTataataagaagaaaaagaagaagaagagaaaaaatggaGATGCTTGGACATAAAACAGATGAAAAACATGTTCCCTCCGTAAATCCTATTAGACTTCAATTTCCCCTTTCATAAATCTTTGGGTTTTCATGGTGGAAatcaatttcaattttccttttcatAAACTGTGACTTACCTCAAATCTTACTCTGTCAGCCCTATCATCGAGCTGACGATCATACAGTCGAAGACGGACCGCCAAGTCCTGTATCGGTTCTTGAACAGTTCTTTGTCGAAGAGAGCGTTAACTCTCCTAGCACTGTATCTCTAGCAGGTGAATGAATTCCTTCGGTAGAAATTGCTTATTATATATAGGGcatatgttttgttttttatgGTGAATTAACATCTGAATCTTGTGCAGCTGAACCACCGGTCGAACCATTTTGTATAGATATCA
The sequence above is drawn from the Gossypium hirsutum isolate 1008001.06 chromosome A05, Gossypium_hirsutum_v2.1, whole genome shotgun sequence genome and encodes:
- the LOC107937702 gene encoding cytidine deaminase 1, translated to MDRPRFVIESAEAEQMAKQSGQTVLQLLPSLVKSAQTLARPPISNYHVGAVGMGPSGRIFFGVNLEFPGLPLNQSVHAEQFLITNLSLNAEPRLSYLAVSAAPCGHCRQFLQELRGASDVKILITSSEDEKENKINNNCNDKDQEFTPLSHFLPHRFGPDDLLEKDVPLLLEPHRNGLSFCNDLCNGKINGVDDLKHAALDAANMSHAPYSGCPSGMALLDVEGNIYKGSYMESAAYNPSLPPAQAALVAYVAGGGGGGYERIVGAVLVEKADAVIKQEHTSRLLLQCISPKCEFQSVPLYKNLLKDFSS
- the LOC107937703 gene encoding thioredoxin-like 2-1, chloroplastic is translated as MADAIRLSASSFHCSTFLTSSYASTTLNSPQAAFSLSPKFNFDRKICNLSSSFAGVAPLPLNSTKHLLSFKVHATMTETSKPKWWEKNAGPNMIDIHSTQEFTTALNEAGDRLVIVEFYGTWCASCRALFPKLCKTAQEHPEILFLKVDFDENKAMCKSLNVKVLPYFHFYRGAHGQLESFSCSLVKFKKLKDAIEMHRQP